Proteins from a single region of Butyrivibrio fibrisolvens:
- a CDS encoding argininosuccinate synthase, whose product MAAKKKEKVILAYSGGLDTTAIIPWLKETYGYDVVCVCADCGQGNELDGLEERAKASGATKLYIEDITDDFCDNYVVPCVQAHAVYENKYLLGTSMARPAIAKRLVDIARKEGATAICHGATGKGNDQIRFELAFKALAPDIRVIAPWRDPNWKLQSREDEEEYCKKHGINLPFSHSNSYSRDRNLWHLSHEGLELEDPSKEPNYKHMLVLGVTPQEAPDKETDVTMTFEKGVPKTVNGKKMKVSDIIRTLNELGAKNGVGIIDIVENRVVGMKSRGVYETPGGTILYEAHQQLEELILDRDTYALKQEMGNKLAQIVYEGKWFTPLREAVQAFIESTQQYVTGEVHFKLYKGNIIKAGTTSPYSLYNQDIASFTTGDMYDHTDASGFINLFGLSLKVRALKMQEVDEKAKKSKKTATKKK is encoded by the coding sequence ATGGCAGCTAAGAAAAAAGAAAAAGTAATACTTGCATACTCAGGCGGTCTTGACACTACAGCTATTATTCCATGGCTCAAGGAGACATACGGCTACGATGTTGTATGTGTATGCGCAGACTGTGGCCAGGGGAACGAGCTTGACGGTCTTGAAGAAAGAGCAAAAGCAAGTGGTGCTACTAAATTATATATAGAAGATATTACTGATGATTTCTGCGACAATTACGTAGTTCCCTGCGTTCAGGCCCATGCAGTATATGAGAACAAATATCTTCTTGGAACTTCCATGGCTCGTCCTGCTATCGCAAAGCGTCTTGTTGATATTGCAAGAAAAGAAGGTGCAACAGCTATCTGCCACGGTGCAACAGGAAAAGGTAACGATCAGATCCGTTTTGAGCTTGCATTCAAAGCCCTTGCTCCAGATATCCGCGTAATTGCTCCATGGCGTGATCCTAACTGGAAGCTTCAGTCACGTGAAGATGAAGAAGAATACTGCAAGAAGCACGGCATCAATCTTCCATTCTCTCACAGCAACAGCTACAGCCGTGACCGTAACCTCTGGCACCTTTCTCATGAAGGTCTTGAGCTTGAGGATCCTTCAAAAGAGCCTAATTACAAGCACATGCTGGTACTTGGCGTAACACCTCAGGAAGCTCCTGATAAGGAAACAGATGTTACAATGACTTTTGAAAAAGGTGTTCCAAAGACTGTTAACGGCAAGAAGATGAAGGTATCCGACATCATCCGCACCCTCAACGAACTTGGAGCAAAGAACGGCGTCGGCATCATAGATATCGTTGAAAACCGTGTTGTTGGTATGAAGAGCCGAGGCGTATATGAAACTCCCGGTGGAACAATCCTCTACGAAGCTCACCAGCAGCTTGAAGAGCTTATCCTCGATCGTGATACCTATGCGCTTAAGCAGGAAATGGGCAACAAGCTTGCTCAGATCGTATACGAAGGAAAATGGTTCACACCTCTTCGTGAAGCAGTTCAGGCTTTCATCGAGAGTACTCAGCAGTATGTAACAGGAGAAGTTCACTTCAAGCTTTATAAGGGCAACATCATTAAAGCAGGAACAACTTCACCATATTCACTTTATAATCAGGACATCGCTTCCTTCACAACAGGCGATATGTACGATCACACTGATGCAAGTGGATTCATCAATCTCTTCGGTCTTTCACTTAAGGTTCGAGCTCTTAAGATGCAGGAAGTTGATGAAAAAGCAAAGAAGTCCAAGAAAACAGCTACCAAGAAGAAATAA
- the argB gene encoding acetylglutamate kinase — translation MQDVMKKAEVLIEALPYIQKFNRKIIVVKYGGSAMSNEELQRSVIQDVTLLKLVGFKPIIVHGGGKAISSWVNKVGKEAQFINGLRVTDEETMEIAEMVLSKVNKQLVTMVQELGVKAIGLSGKDSGLLHVQKKYSDGQDIGFVGDVDKVDPSVLYDLLDRDYVPIVAPIGLDDNFDTYNINADDAACAIAKAVGAEKLAFLTDIEGVYKDINDKDSLISRLTCSEADELISSGQIGGGMLPKLGNCVSAVREGVNRVHILDGRIPHCLLLEIFTNRGIGTMFLNDTDEQAV, via the coding sequence ATGCAGGATGTTATGAAAAAAGCTGAAGTGCTTATCGAGGCACTTCCCTATATTCAGAAATTTAACCGTAAGATCATCGTTGTAAAGTACGGCGGAAGTGCCATGAGTAACGAAGAGCTTCAAAGAAGCGTTATCCAGGACGTTACACTTCTTAAACTTGTTGGATTTAAGCCTATCATCGTACACGGCGGCGGTAAGGCTATCAGCAGCTGGGTAAATAAAGTCGGCAAAGAAGCACAGTTTATTAATGGCCTTAGAGTTACTGATGAAGAGACTATGGAGATTGCCGAAATGGTTCTTTCAAAGGTCAACAAGCAGCTTGTAACGATGGTTCAGGAGCTTGGAGTTAAGGCTATAGGACTTAGCGGCAAGGATTCAGGACTTTTACATGTTCAGAAGAAATATTCAGATGGACAGGATATCGGATTTGTAGGCGATGTAGATAAGGTGGATCCATCAGTTCTTTATGATCTTCTTGACAGAGACTATGTTCCGATCGTAGCTCCTATAGGTCTTGATGATAATTTTGACACCTATAACATTAACGCTGATGATGCAGCTTGTGCTATCGCTAAGGCAGTAGGTGCTGAGAAGCTTGCTTTCCTTACTGATATTGAAGGCGTTTACAAGGATATAAATGACAAGGATTCTCTTATAAGCCGCCTTACATGCTCAGAAGCAGATGAACTTATTTCTTCAGGCCAGATCGGTGGCGGAATGCTTCCTAAGCTTGGAAACTGCGTATCAGCTGTAAGAGAAGGCGTTAACAGAGTGCATATCCTTGACGGAAGGATTCCTCATTGCCTTCTTCTTGAGATCTTCACTAACAGAGGTATCGGAACCATGTTCCTTAATGATACTGACGAACAGGCAGTGTGA
- a CDS encoding helix-hairpin-helix domain-containing protein, with the protein MQLVRSKAGFFLVLLVVTMLVCGCRSNDYQVLQSKESSAEGSNVEAGSKDDPASVTDSEAQADSSCQDVSATDVDICESVVVVYVCGAVNNSGVYELSSGSRIADAVEAAGGFSDEADREYLNLAMTVSDGMKIQIPTVDETRQLKESDDKADSTGTSANEDSGDHFVVTSEGEAVDTNKTVSNESDNKADSGNSLVNINTATKEELCSLSGIGESRADAIITYREQNGPFSCIEDIMKVSGIKDKVFEQIKDRITV; encoded by the coding sequence ATGCAGTTAGTTAGATCAAAAGCCGGATTTTTTCTGGTCTTATTAGTTGTAACCATGCTCGTTTGCGGTTGCAGATCAAATGATTATCAGGTTTTACAAAGTAAGGAATCATCTGCTGAGGGCAGTAATGTTGAAGCTGGAAGCAAAGATGATCCTGCATCAGTGACAGATTCTGAGGCGCAGGCAGATAGTAGCTGTCAGGACGTTAGTGCTACAGACGTGGATATCTGCGAATCGGTTGTCGTGGTGTATGTATGCGGAGCTGTTAATAACAGCGGTGTATACGAGCTTTCATCAGGTTCAAGGATTGCAGATGCTGTTGAGGCAGCAGGCGGATTCAGTGATGAAGCTGACAGAGAGTACCTTAATCTTGCAATGACAGTTTCTGATGGCATGAAGATTCAGATACCAACAGTAGATGAAACGCGTCAGCTTAAAGAGTCTGATGACAAGGCTGATTCTACAGGTACTTCTGCAAATGAAGACTCAGGTGATCATTTTGTTGTAACTTCTGAAGGCGAGGCTGTTGATACTAATAAAACCGTATCGAATGAATCTGACAATAAAGCTGATAGTGGCAATTCTTTAGTTAATATAAACACTGCCACCAAAGAAGAACTTTGCAGTTTGAGTGGTATTGGAGAGTCAAGAGCTGATGCCATCATAACGTATCGTGAACAAAACGGACCGTTTAGTTGTATTGAAGATATTATGAAGGTCAGTGGAATTAAAGATAAAGTTTTTGAACAGATCAAAGACAGAATAACAGTATAG
- a CDS encoding response regulator transcription factor, whose translation MSRKALVVDDEKSIVKGLKFSLEQDDMEVDCAYDGAEALELARANKYDIILLDVMLPELSGFDVCQAIREFSNVPVIMLTAKGDDMDKILGLEYGADDYITKPFNILEVKARIKAIIRRSASVESMSEMIFGDLKINKEYRRVFVRDKEISLTSREFEVLELLAAHSGKVFSRDELLTDIWGDEYPGDVRTVDVHVRRLREKLESNPSEPRYVRTKWGSGYYFQA comes from the coding sequence ATGTCACGTAAAGCACTCGTTGTAGATGATGAAAAGTCAATAGTAAAGGGACTTAAGTTTAGTTTGGAACAGGATGACATGGAAGTTGACTGCGCTTATGACGGTGCAGAGGCTTTGGAACTGGCAAGGGCCAACAAATACGATATCATTCTTCTGGATGTAATGCTTCCGGAGCTTTCAGGATTTGATGTATGTCAGGCGATAAGAGAGTTCAGTAATGTTCCTGTTATCATGCTTACAGCTAAGGGCGATGATATGGACAAGATCCTTGGACTTGAATACGGTGCTGATGACTATATCACAAAACCATTTAATATACTTGAAGTAAAGGCAAGGATCAAAGCGATCATCCGCCGTTCTGCTTCTGTAGAATCAATGTCTGAGATGATATTTGGTGATCTTAAGATCAACAAGGAATACAGAAGAGTATTTGTAAGAGATAAAGAAATAAGCCTTACAAGCCGCGAGTTTGAAGTTCTTGAACTTCTTGCTGCACATTCAGGAAAGGTATTTTCTCGTGATGAACTTCTTACAGATATCTGGGGAGATGAGTACCCTGGTGATGTAAGAACTGTTGACGTTCATGTAAGAAGACTTCGTGAGAAGCTTGAGTCTAATCCAAGTGAGCCTAGATATGTAAGAACAAAATGGGGCTCAGGATATTATTTTCAGGCATGA
- the argJ gene encoding bifunctional ornithine acetyltransferase/N-acetylglutamate synthase gives MKIIEGGVTSPIGFKAADCAAGIKYQGRTDMAMVYSEVPCECAGTFTSNQVKAACVLWDQKIVNSGDKMQAVVVNSGIANACTGKEGFDACEATAKAVEKELSVPFNTVAVASTGVIGMQLPVDKLVAGVEAMSKTLSHDKEAGTKASQAIMTTDTINKEYAVTFEVSGKTVTVGGMSKGSGMIHPNMCTMLGFVTTDLAIDKKLMQEALSAVIKDTFNMITVDGDTSTNDTLLLMANGLAGNDVITEKGEDYDKFYEALFTVCRFLARRMAGDGEGASKLFEAKIVNAKSKDDARTLARAIVGSNLSKAAIFGCDANFGRFLCAMGYSGAEFDQNDVELFFESKAGKLQVFDHGNPLDFDEDFAVKIMKEDEVMVIADMHEGNEEATAFGCDLTYDYVKINADYRS, from the coding sequence ATGAAGATCATAGAAGGCGGCGTTACATCGCCTATAGGTTTTAAAGCAGCAGACTGTGCGGCAGGGATCAAATATCAGGGCAGAACAGACATGGCAATGGTCTATTCTGAAGTGCCATGCGAATGCGCAGGAACATTTACAAGTAATCAGGTTAAGGCTGCATGCGTTCTGTGGGATCAGAAGATCGTAAATTCAGGCGATAAGATGCAGGCCGTTGTAGTAAATTCAGGAATAGCTAATGCCTGCACAGGTAAGGAAGGTTTTGATGCCTGCGAAGCTACAGCTAAAGCTGTGGAAAAAGAGCTTTCAGTTCCTTTTAACACAGTTGCAGTAGCATCTACAGGAGTTATAGGAATGCAGCTTCCTGTTGATAAGCTTGTGGCAGGTGTTGAAGCGATGAGTAAGACACTTAGCCATGATAAGGAAGCAGGAACCAAGGCATCCCAAGCCATAATGACGACAGATACAATCAACAAAGAGTATGCAGTAACTTTTGAAGTATCAGGTAAGACTGTTACAGTTGGCGGTATGAGCAAGGGATCAGGAATGATCCATCCTAACATGTGCACTATGCTTGGCTTTGTAACAACAGACCTTGCAATAGACAAAAAGCTCATGCAGGAAGCTTTAAGTGCGGTAATTAAAGACACCTTCAACATGATCACAGTTGATGGTGATACATCTACTAACGATACACTTCTTCTTATGGCTAACGGCCTTGCAGGTAACGATGTTATCACTGAAAAAGGCGAAGATTATGACAAGTTTTATGAAGCTCTTTTTACAGTATGCAGATTCCTTGCAAGAAGAATGGCAGGAGACGGAGAGGGTGCAAGCAAGCTCTTTGAAGCTAAGATAGTTAATGCTAAATCTAAGGACGATGCAAGAACTCTTGCAAGAGCTATTGTTGGATCTAACCTTTCCAAGGCTGCAATATTTGGATGCGACGCTAATTTTGGAAGATTCCTTTGCGCAATGGGGTATTCCGGTGCAGAGTTTGACCAGAATGATGTGGAACTCTTTTTTGAAAGTAAGGCAGGTAAGCTTCAGGTGTTTGACCATGGTAACCCTCTTGATTTTGATGAAGACTTTGCAGTCAAGATCATGAAAGAAGATGAAGTCATGGTAATTGCTGATATGCATGAAGGAAACGAAGAGGCAACCGCGTTTGGATGTGATCTGACATACGACTATGTCAAGATCAATGCGGATTACAGAAGCTGA
- a CDS encoding N-acetyltransferase, with amino-acid sequence MVRVMTIEDYDQVYALWMSIKGFGIRSIDDSKEGVEMFLKRNPTTSCVAIEDDKVVGAILCGHDGRRACMYHVCVSSEYRRRHIGQHMVDFCLKQLKEEKICKVALNAFVTNEAGNAFWQKMGWTLRNDMNYYDHVIDPDNITIFNI; translated from the coding sequence ATGGTTCGCGTAATGACAATTGAAGATTATGACCAGGTTTATGCACTTTGGATGTCAATAAAGGGATTTGGAATAAGAAGTATCGATGATTCTAAAGAAGGCGTTGAAATGTTTCTTAAAAGAAATCCTACTACAAGCTGCGTAGCCATTGAAGACGACAAGGTGGTCGGCGCCATCCTTTGCGGTCATGACGGAAGAAGGGCATGCATGTATCATGTGTGCGTTTCATCAGAATATAGAAGAAGACATATAGGCCAGCACATGGTGGACTTTTGCTTAAAGCAGCTCAAAGAGGAAAAAATCTGTAAGGTTGCCTTAAATGCTTTTGTCACAAATGAAGCTGGTAATGCCTTCTGGCAGAAGATGGGATGGACTCTTAGAAATGACATGAACTATTATGACCATGTTATCGATCCTGACAATATTACTATTTTTAATATATAA
- a CDS encoding extracellular solute-binding protein: protein MNKKKRFLSVILTVCVLFISMFCAKHGGSVLSGENSSFFATKKTTIRLWYDDDALTDYLLQLAVTYNDTHKKTRLEPTLVSALEYLENISSASAAGEMYPDLYILTNDSLEKAYLAGLATPVESSTLSESQYPQAALKSVTYNGQYIAYPYYFETSTLLYNKTYLENAARDSLENEYYLENMEETDDMTDQEASDNAAFEGSVEISDEQVAQRVGEMLPDTITDIIKFAETYNAPQEVEAVFKWDVSDIFYNYFFVGNYINIGGDAGDDSQQIDIYNENTIRCMDLYQQLNQFFAIDSHSSTYENIIQDFIGGKIVFTLATTDALESIAEAQQNGECPYEYGVVPMPALMDDIGTRTMSVTRCIVVNGYSEHFKEANEAAEYLCGRYDDNLYEMTGKVSANRNVQHKEAGLTGFMEAYEGSVPMPKMIATSNFWMQLEISFEEIWEGADPNETLRNVSSRVKTQVSGSEQIVEEAPIDFTCDVTWTQAEEYYDEGMTE from the coding sequence ATGAATAAGAAAAAAAGATTTCTGTCTGTTATTCTGACAGTATGCGTACTTTTTATTTCCATGTTCTGCGCAAAACATGGAGGAAGCGTTTTATCAGGTGAAAACAGTTCCTTTTTTGCTACCAAAAAGACTACTATAAGGCTCTGGTATGATGATGATGCGCTTACTGATTACCTGCTTCAGTTGGCGGTAACATATAACGACACACATAAAAAAACAAGACTTGAGCCAACACTGGTATCAGCGCTTGAATATCTTGAGAATATTTCATCAGCTTCTGCAGCAGGAGAAATGTATCCTGATCTGTATATTCTTACGAATGATTCATTAGAAAAAGCATATCTGGCAGGACTTGCTACTCCTGTTGAAAGCTCGACACTTTCTGAAAGTCAGTATCCACAGGCTGCGCTTAAAAGTGTAACTTATAATGGCCAGTATATTGCTTATCCTTATTATTTCGAGACCAGTACTCTTTTGTACAACAAGACCTATCTTGAAAATGCAGCCCGTGACTCACTTGAAAACGAATACTATTTGGAAAATATGGAAGAGACTGATGATATGACTGATCAGGAAGCTTCTGATAATGCTGCATTTGAAGGCTCTGTAGAAATCTCTGATGAGCAGGTTGCACAGCGTGTTGGCGAGATGCTTCCGGATACGATAACAGATATCATCAAGTTTGCTGAGACTTATAATGCTCCTCAGGAAGTTGAGGCCGTGTTTAAGTGGGATGTGTCTGATATTTTTTATAATTACTTCTTTGTTGGAAATTATATAAATATTGGTGGAGATGCCGGAGATGATTCTCAGCAGATAGATATTTATAACGAGAATACTATAAGATGTATGGATCTGTATCAGCAGCTCAATCAGTTTTTTGCTATCGATTCACACTCTTCAACTTATGAGAATATCATACAGGACTTCATCGGAGGAAAGATTGTATTTACACTTGCAACAACAGATGCCCTTGAGTCTATAGCTGAGGCCCAGCAAAATGGCGAGTGTCCATATGAATATGGTGTAGTTCCTATGCCGGCTCTTATGGATGATATAGGAACAAGGACCATGTCGGTTACTAGATGTATAGTAGTTAATGGCTACTCAGAGCATTTCAAGGAAGCTAATGAAGCAGCAGAATATCTGTGCGGCAGATATGATGATAACCTGTATGAGATGACAGGCAAGGTTTCAGCTAATAGAAATGTTCAGCATAAAGAAGCAGGACTTACCGGATTTATGGAAGCTTACGAAGGATCTGTTCCTATGCCGAAGATGATCGCAACTTCTAATTTCTGGATGCAGCTTGAGATCTCATTCGAAGAGATCTGGGAAGGTGCTGATCCTAATGAAACACTCAGAAATGTTTCCAGCAGGGTCAAAACTCAGGTATCAGGCAGTGAACAGATAGTAGAAGAGGCTCCGATAGATTTTACCTGTGATGTGACCTGGACTCAGGCAGAAGAGTATTATGATGAAGGAATGACGGAATAA
- a CDS encoding aspartate aminotransferase family protein encodes MSEKMKEYIEEAEKDLLHTYNRYQVVLDHGDGVHLYDIDGKEYLDFVSGIAVFALGYNNKEYNDALKAQIDKVIHTSNYYYNVPAVDAARKLKKVSGMDRVFFTNSGAEAVEGALKAARKYAFLKDGKNDHEIIAMEHSFHGRTFGALSVTGNPKYREAFEPMIGHVRFAKMNDFESILENVNDKTCAIIMETVQGEGGIFPAQEDFLKKVRALCDEKDILLILDEIQCGMGRTGYMFAWQKYGIKPDIMTCAKALGCGVPVGAFLLNEKVGQNSLKAGDHGTTYGGNPLACAAISKVLDLFEQYNIIDNVNSVAPYLEKRLDELVNKYDFITTRRGAGLMQGLVFDRPVADIIVKAMDKGLILINAGAQIIRFVPPLVITKENVDQMIDILDACLQEV; translated from the coding sequence ATGTCTGAAAAAATGAAGGAATATATAGAAGAAGCTGAAAAAGACCTTCTTCATACCTATAACCGCTATCAGGTAGTCCTTGACCACGGTGATGGCGTACATCTTTATGATATTGATGGCAAAGAATATCTTGATTTCGTGTCAGGTATCGCAGTATTTGCCCTTGGTTATAACAATAAAGAATACAATGATGCTCTTAAGGCCCAGATCGACAAGGTTATTCATACATCCAATTATTACTACAACGTTCCTGCAGTGGATGCTGCAAGAAAACTCAAAAAAGTCAGCGGTATGGACCGCGTCTTTTTTACCAATTCAGGAGCAGAGGCTGTTGAAGGCGCGTTGAAAGCTGCCAGAAAATATGCTTTTCTTAAAGATGGAAAAAATGATCATGAAATAATCGCAATGGAGCATTCTTTTCACGGAAGAACCTTTGGAGCTCTGTCTGTAACTGGCAATCCAAAGTATCGTGAAGCTTTTGAACCCATGATAGGCCATGTCCGTTTTGCCAAAATGAATGATTTTGAAAGCATTCTTGAAAACGTAAATGATAAAACATGTGCTATAATCATGGAGACTGTTCAGGGCGAGGGAGGAATATTCCCAGCTCAGGAAGACTTCCTTAAAAAGGTTCGCGCTTTATGTGATGAAAAGGATATCCTCCTTATTCTTGACGAGATACAGTGCGGAATGGGCAGAACAGGATACATGTTCGCATGGCAGAAGTACGGTATAAAGCCTGATATCATGACCTGTGCCAAGGCTCTTGGATGCGGCGTACCTGTTGGAGCGTTCCTTCTTAACGAGAAAGTGGGACAGAACTCACTTAAGGCTGGAGATCACGGCACAACATATGGCGGAAACCCGCTTGCATGCGCTGCTATAAGCAAGGTGCTTGATTTATTTGAGCAGTACAATATAATAGACAATGTGAATTCAGTAGCTCCATACCTTGAAAAAAGGCTTGATGAGCTTGTAAATAAATACGATTTTATAACTACCAGGCGCGGAGCCGGGCTTATGCAAGGACTGGTTTTTGACAGGCCGGTCGCTGATATTATTGTAAAAGCTATGGACAAGGGACTTATCCTTATTAACGCGGGTGCTCAGATAATCCGCTTTGTTCCACCGCTTGTTATCACTAAAGAAAATGTTGATCAGATGATAGACATACTTGATGCATGTCTACAGGAAGTTTGA
- a CDS encoding HAMP domain-containing sensor histidine kinase has translation MNLKSVFSEIIHKLKIVNIFRSLRARIFILIFVTGFISCQVVHFAIIETYEGRAVAVRTTEAQTQARILADHLITYGYLQDTSSEIVGAELDMLANLYDGRVMIIDDNLKIIKDTYGISEKKTIISEEVVKCLKQGDNGTTSVYDANNGYIEITTPITQTRITEDESGNEVEVEEVVGVILTSVSTDNISTTLDILNQNASSIELIIIIVIFMFSLFAANILLKPFDRITNAINDIKAGFTNEDISVPDYLETEHIVTAFNQLQSRMKTLDESRQEFVSNVSHELKTPITSMKVLADTLVAQPDAPIEMYQDFMQDISKEVDREATIIDDLLSLVKMDKTAAQLNISTVDVNEMTEIILKRLRPIARKNNIELTFDSRRPVTAEIDEVKLSLAIMNIVENAIKYNKEQGWVKVILDADHQFFTITISDSGVGIPEDSTDLIFNRFYRVDKSRSREIGGTGLGLSITKSAILMHRGSIDVDSVLGEGTTFTVTIPLSYAK, from the coding sequence ATGAACCTTAAATCAGTTTTTAGTGAAATAATACATAAATTAAAGATAGTCAATATATTCAGAAGCCTGCGTGCACGTATCTTTATACTTATCTTTGTGACTGGTTTTATATCCTGTCAGGTCGTTCATTTTGCGATCATCGAAACGTATGAAGGGCGTGCAGTTGCAGTTCGTACAACAGAGGCCCAGACACAGGCACGTATCCTGGCTGATCATCTGATCACCTATGGATACCTGCAGGATACCTCTTCTGAAATTGTCGGCGCTGAGCTTGATATGCTTGCCAATCTTTATGATGGCCGTGTCATGATCATCGATGACAATCTTAAAATTATCAAGGATACTTACGGAATCAGTGAGAAAAAGACCATTATTTCTGAAGAAGTTGTAAAGTGTCTTAAACAAGGCGATAACGGTACAACATCTGTTTATGATGCTAATAATGGTTATATTGAGATCACTACGCCTATCACCCAGACCAGGATCACAGAAGATGAATCCGGCAATGAAGTAGAGGTTGAGGAGGTTGTAGGTGTAATTCTTACGAGTGTTTCTACTGATAACATAAGTACTACACTTGATATTCTTAACCAGAATGCAAGCTCCATAGAACTCATAATAATCATAGTCATATTTATGTTTTCTTTGTTTGCGGCTAATATTCTGCTTAAACCCTTCGACAGGATCACAAATGCGATCAATGATATTAAGGCTGGATTTACCAATGAGGATATCTCTGTTCCTGATTATCTGGAGACAGAGCACATCGTTACGGCTTTTAACCAGCTTCAGAGCAGGATGAAGACTTTGGATGAGTCTCGTCAGGAATTTGTTTCAAACGTATCGCATGAGCTTAAGACACCAATTACCTCAATGAAGGTTCTGGCAGATACACTTGTAGCTCAGCCGGATGCACCTATAGAGATGTATCAGGATTTCATGCAGGATATAAGTAAGGAAGTAGACAGGGAAGCTACGATAATAGATGACCTTCTGTCACTTGTTAAGATGGATAAGACTGCGGCGCAGCTTAATATCTCAACAGTTGATGTCAATGAGATGACAGAGATCATTTTGAAGAGGCTTCGTCCTATTGCAAGAAAGAATAATATAGAGCTTACATTTGATTCAAGACGCCCTGTTACAGCAGAGATCGATGAAGTTAAGCTTTCACTTGCAATAATGAATATTGTTGAGAATGCTATCAAGTACAATAAAGAACAGGGTTGGGTTAAAGTTATACTTGATGCAGATCATCAGTTCTTTACAATAACAATTTCCGATTCCGGTGTTGGTATTCCGGAAGATTCTACGGATCTTATATTTAACAGGTTCTATAGAGTAGATAAGTCAAGATCAAGAGAAATCGGTGGAACGGGACTTGGTCTTTCAATTACCAAGAGTGCAATACTAATGCATCGCGGATCTATCGATGTAGACAGCGTACTTGGTGAGGGAACGACATTTACTGTTACTATACCTCTTAGCTATGCTAAGTGA
- the argC gene encoding N-acetyl-gamma-glutamyl-phosphate reductase has product MIKVGIIGATGYAGAEIVRLLQMHPQAQVVWYGSRSYIDQKYASIYQNLFKLVDADCLGEDMDKLADEVDVIFTATPQGLCASLVSEEILNKVKIIDLSADFRLKDVSVYEQWYKLEHKAPQYIDEAVYGLCEINRDKIKGARIVANPGCYTTCSILTAYPLVKEGLIDPDTLIVDALSGVSGAGRGAKVANLYCEVNESAKPYGVANHRHTPEIEEQLGYAAGKEILINFTPHLAPMNRGILATEYATLNKIDGKLPTKETIRAAYEKYYGNEKFIRILDDGVYPETRWVETSNYVDIGFKIDERTGRIIMMGALDNLVKGAAGQAVQNMNILFGFEESMGLDIVPCFP; this is encoded by the coding sequence ATGATAAAGGTAGGAATTATTGGCGCAACAGGTTATGCCGGAGCTGAGATAGTGCGACTTCTGCAGATGCATCCGCAGGCACAGGTTGTATGGTACGGCTCCAGAAGTTATATAGATCAAAAATATGCATCCATTTATCAGAATTTATTCAAATTAGTAGATGCAGATTGTCTTGGCGAAGATATGGACAAGCTCGCTGATGAGGTTGACGTGATATTCACAGCTACTCCTCAGGGTCTTTGTGCATCACTCGTAAGTGAAGAAATTCTTAATAAGGTTAAGATCATTGACCTTTCCGCAGATTTCAGACTTAAAGATGTATCCGTTTATGAACAGTGGTATAAGTTAGAGCACAAGGCTCCACAGTATATAGATGAAGCAGTATACGGCCTTTGTGAGATCAACAGAGATAAGATAAAGGGCGCAAGGATAGTTGCTAATCCCGGATGCTACACAACCTGCTCTATTCTTACAGCATATCCTTTGGTCAAAGAAGGTCTTATCGATCCTGATACTCTTATCGTAGATGCTCTTAGCGGCGTTTCAGGTGCAGGAAGAGGAGCAAAAGTGGCTAATCTTTACTGCGAAGTAAATGAAAGTGCTAAACCTTACGGCGTTGCTAATCACCGTCATACTCCCGAGATTGAGGAGCAGCTTGGATACGCAGCAGGCAAGGAGATTCTAATTAACTTCACACCACACCTTGCCCCTATGAACAGAGGCATTCTTGCTACAGAATATGCAACTCTTAATAAGATAGACGGTAAGCTTCCTACAAAAGAAACTATCCGCGCTGCATATGAAAAGTATTATGGAAATGAGAAGTTTATAAGAATCCTTGATGACGGAGTATATCCTGAAACAAGATGGGTTGAAACTTCTAATTATGTAGATATAGGTTTTAAGATCGATGAAAGAACAGGCCGCATAATCATGATGGGAGCGCTTGATAATCTTGTTAAGGGCGCGGCAGGACAGGCTGTTCAGAATATGAATATTTTATTTGGATTTGAAGAAAGTATGGGACTTGATATTGTACCATGCTTCCCGTGA